A region of Salvelinus alpinus chromosome 24, SLU_Salpinus.1, whole genome shotgun sequence DNA encodes the following proteins:
- the LOC139552034 gene encoding ankyrin repeat family A protein 2-like: MDKGLVPGRTSSVSEEMEGICVMPDMSGIKLEHPGGSADNTGAQNVAMGIKFILPNRFDMNVCSRFVKSLNEEDSKNIQDQVNSDLEVASVLFKAECNIQTSPSPGIQVRHVYTPSTTKHFSPIKQSTTLTNKHRGNEVSSTPLLVHSLSIHQLAAQGEMVFLASRIEQETVINLQDEEGFTPLMWAAAHGQIAVVEFLLQNGANPNLLAKGRESALSLACSKGYTDIVKMLIDCGVDVNEYDWNGGAPVLYAVHGNHVPCVEMLLESGADPTIESDSGFNAMDMAVAMGHRNVQQVMEAHLLKLLMGMRE; this comes from the exons ATGGACAAAGGTTTGGTACCAGGTAGGACCAGTTCGGTctcagaggagatggaggggataTGTGTGATGCCAGATATGAGTGGCATCAAGTTGGAACACCCGGGTGGGAGTGCGGACAACACAGGTGCACAGAACGTGGCCATGGGGATCAAGTTCATTCTGCCCAACCGCTTCGATATGAACGTGTGCTCAAGATTCGTCAAGTCACTCAACGAGGAGGACAGCAAAAACATCCAGGACCAGGTCAACTCCGATTTGGAGGTGGCTTCTGTTTTATTTAAAG CCGAGTGTAATATTCAGACGTCACCCTCACCGGGGATACAAGTGCGTCATGTTTATACCCCGTCCACCACCAAACACTTCTCTCCCATCAAACAGTCGACAACACTCACCAACAAGCACCGTGGTAACGAGGTGTCCTCCACACCTCTTCTGGTCCACT CTCTGTCCATTCACCAGCTAGCAGCACAGGGTGAAATGGTTTTCCTGGCCAGCAGGATTGAACAAG AGACCGTGATTAACCTGCAGGATGAGGAAGGCTTCACCCCCCTGATGTGGGCTGCAGCACATGGACAGATTGCAGTCGTAGAGTTCCTGCTTCAGAAC GGAGCGAACCCCAACCTGTTGGCTAAAGGCAGAGAGAGTGCTCTGTCTCTGGCATGCAGTAAGGGATACACAGACATCGTGAAGATGCTGATCGACTGTGGGGTGGACGTCAATGAATATGACTGG AACGGCGGGGCTCCCGTGCTCTACGCTGTCCATGGGAACCATGTGCCCTGTGTGGAAATGCTCCTGG AAAGTGGAGCCGACCCCACCATTGAGTCCGACTCTGGCTTCAACGCTATGGATATGGCTGTGGCAATGGGCCATAGGAATG TTCAACAGGTGATGGAGGCCCATCTACTGAAGCTGCTTATGGGGATGCGAGAGTGA